The Ziziphus jujuba cultivar Dongzao chromosome 7, ASM3175591v1 genome includes a region encoding these proteins:
- the LOC107425632 gene encoding uncharacterized protein LOC107425632 isoform X1, with the protein MPIEMPKGLPFSVDTWNPCSKRKRHHFLSHAHKDHTLGISTHFSFPIYSSLLTKSLLLHHHPQLDDSLFVGIEVGQSLVIDDPDGAFTVMAFDANHCPGAVMFLFEGNFGNILHTGDCRLTPECLQNLPDKYLGRKGRKPRCQLDYVFLDCTFGRFSRKIPSKHSAIRQVINCIWKHPDATVVYLSCDLLGQEQILADVSQAFGSKIYVDKATNPELFLALTLIVPEIITHDPSSRFHVFSGFPELYIRAKAKLEEARANSKPEPLIIRPSTQWYAFEEGCSEDENHRKQRISEAVRDQFGVWHVCYSMHSSREELEWALQLLAPKWVISTTPSCRAMELNYVKKHCFSAQASSNDSLWKLLDLNLEASSFTDVSVKSVHCPPMLEVSTQSSGVSQLQQVRISTGQKEGFNLSPPSHRMPITLFGRARLGLQESPSRWEEKMVNMKDLSQDVDNRSQQESSFHEEENCAMTCTKPLVKKLKVEADEVQCDKPFEKESEVCKDNQSFIGSSKCFNERLRRLYRSMNVPVPEPLPSLVDLLKANKRAKR; encoded by the exons ATGCCGATAGAAATGCCAAAGGGTTTACCATTTTCGGTGGATACGTGGAATCCATGTTCAAAGAGGAAGAGGCACCATTTCTTAAGTCATGCCCACAAAGACCACACCCTTGGCATCTCCACCCACTTCTCTTTCCCTATTTACTCTTCCCTTCTCACCAAATCCCTCCTTCTTCACCACCACCCccag CTGGATGATTCTTTGTTTGTTGGAATTGAGGTTGGGCAATCGTTGGTCATCGATGACCCTGATGGAGCTTTCACGGTTATGGCTTTCGATGCCAATCACTGCCCTG GAGCCGTGATGTTCTTGTTCGAAGGAAATTTTGGTAACATCCTGCACACAGGAGATTGCAGACTCACACCTGAATGTCTGCAAAATTTACCAGATAAATATCTTggaaggaaaggaagaaaacCCAGGTGTCAACTTGATTATGTATTTTTGGACTGCACATTTGGGAGATTCTCTCGAAAGATCCCCAGTAAGCATTCAGCAATCCGACAG GTTATCAATTGTATATGGAAGCATCCTGATGCCACTGTGGTCTATCTAAGCTGTGATCTTCTTGGCCAGGAACAGATATTGGCTGATGTATCCCAAGCATTTGGATCCAAGATATATGTTGATAAAGCCACCAATCCTGAGCTTTTCCTTGCTCTGACACTTATAGTTCCTGAAATCATCACCCATGATCCATCTTCTCGCTTCCATGTATTTAGTGGATTTCCTGAACTCTATATAAGAGCAAAAGCAAAGCTTGAGGAGGCCCGGGCTAACTCGAAGCCTGAGCCGCTTATAATTCGTCCTTCCACACAGTGGTATGCATTTGAGGAAGGATGTTCGGAGGATGAAAATCATAGAAAACAGAGAATTAGCGAAGCAGTAAGGGACCAGTTTGGAGTGTGGCATGTTTGTTATTCAATGCACTCATCCAGAGAAGAATTGGAATGGGCCCTTCAACTTCTTGCACCTAAGTGGGTTATTTCAACAACTCCCAGTTGCAGGGCTATGGAGCTAAACTATGTTAAGAAGCATTGTTTCAGTGCTCAAGCTTCTTCAAATGATTCTCTTTGGAAGCTTCTAGACCTTAATTTGGAAGCCTCATCATTTACAGATGTATCAGTCAAAAGCGTGCATTGTCCTCCAATGCTTGAAGTTTCTACTCAAAGCTCTGGAGTCTCTCAATTGCAACAGGTAAGGATTTCCACTGGTCAGAAAGAAGGCTTTAATCTGTCTCCTCCAAGCCATAGGATGCCCATCACATTATTTGGTAGAGCTAGACTTGGTCTCCAAGAATCTCCTTCTAGATGGGAGGAGAAAATGGTAAACATGAAAGATCTTTCTCAAGATGTTGATAATCGATCTCAACAAGAATCCTCATTCCATGAGGAAGAAAATTGTGCAATGACTTGTACAAAGCCATTAGTGAAGAAGCTGAAGGTAGAGGCTGATGAAGTACAATGTGATAAGCCTTTTGAAAAAGAATCAGAAGTTTGCAAGGATAATCAGTCTTTTATTGGATCGTCAAAGTGCTTCAATGAGCGTTTAAGAAGGTTATACAGGTCAATGAATGTGCCTGTGCCAGAGCCTCTTCCATCGTTGGTGGATCTTTTGAAAGCCAACAAACGTGCCAAGAGGTAG
- the LOC125423851 gene encoding NAD(P)H-quinone oxidoreductase subunit O, chloroplastic isoform X3, which yields MAFSPKLFQTSIPRFSYSPQILTRNPLLVPSIRAVKASDQQPDNKDKLTQPKPQDSSNAQPTTTPPRPKKPVYSMKKGQIVRVDKEKYLNSINYLSVGHPPYYKGLDYIYEDRGEVLDLRIFETGEYALIAWVGIPTAPAWLPTDMLIKSEKLDYERL from the exons ATGGCTTTCTCTCCTAAACTCTTTCAAACCTCTATCCCACGTTTCTCTTACTCCCCACAGATCTTGACAAGAAACCCTCTTCTTGTTCCGTCCATTAGAGCTGTAAAAGCTTCAGATCAACAACCAGATAATAAGGACAAGCTCACTCAGCCAAAACCCCAGGACTCTTCCAATGCTCAACCTACTACTACTCCTCCCAGGCCTAAAAAGCCTGTTTATTCAA TGAAGAAAGGTCAAATTGTGCGAGTAGATAAAGAGAAGTATCTTAATAGTATTAAT TATCTATCTGTTGGCCATCCGCCTTATTACAAAGGCTTGGACTATATTTATGAAGACCGTGGTGAG GTCTTGGATTTACGGATCTTTGAAACTGGAGAGTATGCATTG attgCATGGGTTGGAATCCCAACAGCACCAGCTTGGCTTCCCACAGATATGCTTATTAAG TCAGAGAAACTTGATTATGAGAGACTCTGA
- the LOC107425633 gene encoding mitogen-activated protein kinase kinase kinase 3 isoform X2 gives MGKKLPAWWPRKSSKNKEEHRQNQLQHQNPHGNHNSFLKSPIRTDNKKAKDKPKSFDEVFPRGSPRASKDFGAPGGSSSAFSGFDSDGPEKRGHPLPRPSVSSTQSIGIDQAVGLGSGSFSGSSVSSSGSSEDHPVAHDHGQFSAFRGNGDPKFNARSRSPNPGSRGPTSPTSPLHPLFSGMGLESPTGKQEDGKSQCHRLPLPPGSPTSPSALSNTRSGAVTESASCTVSKWKKGKLLGRGSFGHVYVGFNSESGQMCAIKEVRLVSDDQTSKESLKQLHQEIYLLSQLSHPNIVRYYGSELAEDTLSVYLEYVSGGSIHKLLQEYGSFKEPVIQNYTRQITSGLAYLHGRNTVHRDIKGANILVDPNGEVKLADFGMAKHITNCSSMLSFKGSPYWMAPEVVMNTNGYSLAVDIWSLGCTILEMATSKPPWSQYEGVAAIFKIGNSKDIPEIPDYLSYDAKDFVRLCLQREPLSRPTASQLLDHPFIRDQTTTRVANINLTKDAFPYAFDGSRTPPALEPVVTTSRPLRSPRENTRVIASLPVSPCSSPLRRYGPAYKSCFLSPPHPTFAMPGQSAYNLNDYSSYQMRSSPLHILDSWREMPLANSQTPGGSPRTRPI, from the exons atggGTAAAAAATTGCCTGCTTGGTGGCCGAGAAAATCGAGTAAGAACAAAGAAGAACATCGACAGAATCAGCTTCAGCACCAAAACCCACATGGAAACCACAACAGCTTCCTAAAATCTCCCATCAGGACCGATAATAAGAAAGCCAAAGACAAGCCCAAGAGCTTTGACGAAGTCTTCCCCCGCGGTTCGCCGAGGGCCAGCAAGGACTTTGGTGCTCCGGGTGGATCATCTTCTGCGTTTTCGGGTTTCGATTCGGATGGTCCAGAGAAGCGTGGCCATCCTCTGCCTCGGCCATCTGTATCGTCCACGCAAAGCATTGGGATTGATCAGGCGGTTGGGTTGGGATCCGGGTCGTTCTCGGGTTCCAGCGTTAGCTCTTCTGGGTCTTCGGAGGACCACCCGGTTGCTCATGATCATGGTCAATTTAGTGCTTTCAG AGGAAATGGCGATCCGAAATTCAACGCAAGGTCAAGAAGCCCAAATCCAGGGTCTAGGGGACCCACTAGCCCCACATCCCCTCTCCATCCTCTGTTTAGTGGCATGGGTCTCGAGTCTCCAACGGGGAAGCAAGAAGATGGAAAGAGCCAATGTCATCGGTTGCCTCTTCCGCCAGGTTCCCCTACTAGCCCTTCTGCCTTGTCTAACACTAGAAGTGGTGCTGTTACTGAAAGCGCATCCTGCACAGTCTCAAAATGGAAAAAGGGAAAGCTTCTAGGGAGGGGAAGTTTTGGCCATGTTTATGTTGGATTTAACAG TGAAAGTGGACAAATGTGTGCGATAAAAGAAGTCAGGCTTGTTTCTGATGATCAGACATCGAAAGAAAGTCTTAAGCAACTGCACCAG GAGATATATTTGCTTAGTCAGCTCTCACATCCGAACATTGTTCGCTACTATGGAAGTGAATTG GCTGAAGACACCCTCTCAGTTTATTTGGAATATGTGTCTGGTGGTTCGATCCACAAATTACTTCAAGAATATGGCTCCTTTAAAGAACCTGTTATTCAAAATTATACCAGGCAGATTACTTCTGGGCTTGCATACTTACATGGAAGAAACACAGTGCACAG GGACATCAAAGGGGCAAACATATTAGTAGATCCCAATGGCGAAGTCAAGTTGGCAGATTTTGGCATGGCTAAACAT ATAACAAATTGTTCTTCGATGCTCTCTTTTAAGGGAAGTCCATACTGGATGGCTCCTGAG GTTGTAATGAATACCAATGGATACAGTCTTGCGGTGGATATATGGAGCTTGGGGTGTACAATTCTTGAAATGGCTACGTCCAAACCTCCATGGAGTCAGTATGAAGGG GTGGCTGCAATATTTAAAATTGGGAACAGCAAAGATATTCCAGAAATCCCTGATTATCTTTCCTATGATGCAAAGGATTTTGTGAGGTTATGCTTGCAACGAGAGCCATTGTCACGTCCTACAGCATCCCAACTGTTAGACCACCCTTTCATTCGGGACCAAACAACAACAAGAGTTGCTAACATCAATCTTACCAAAGATGCCTTTCCCTATGCTTTTGATGGAAGCAGGACACCG CCAGCTTTAGAGCCTGTAGTAACAACTTCAAGACCTTTGAGGAGCCCCAG AGAAAATACAAGAGTGATTGCTTCTTTGCCTGTATCACCCTGTTCAAGCCCGTTAAGACGATATGGACCAGCATACAAGAGCTGTTTTCTTTCTCCTCCTCATCCTACGTTTGCCATGCCAGGACAAAGTGCATACAATTTGAATGACTACTCATCATATCAAATGAGATCAAGCCCATTGCATATTCTTGATTCTTGGCGTGAAATGCCTCTAGCAAATTCCCAAACACCTGGTGGATCCCCAAGAACGAGACCGATTTGA
- the LOC107425633 gene encoding mitogen-activated protein kinase kinase kinase 3 isoform X1: MGKKLPAWWPRKSSKNKEEHRQNQLQHQNPHGNHNSFLKSPIRTDNKKAKDKPKSFDEVFPRGSPRASKDFGAPGGSSSAFSGFDSDGPEKRGHPLPRPSVSSTQSIGIDQAVGLGSGSFSGSSVSSSGSSEDHPVAHDHGQFSAFRLGLKGSPALGFGGNGDPKFNARSRSPNPGSRGPTSPTSPLHPLFSGMGLESPTGKQEDGKSQCHRLPLPPGSPTSPSALSNTRSGAVTESASCTVSKWKKGKLLGRGSFGHVYVGFNSESGQMCAIKEVRLVSDDQTSKESLKQLHQEIYLLSQLSHPNIVRYYGSELAEDTLSVYLEYVSGGSIHKLLQEYGSFKEPVIQNYTRQITSGLAYLHGRNTVHRDIKGANILVDPNGEVKLADFGMAKHITNCSSMLSFKGSPYWMAPEVVMNTNGYSLAVDIWSLGCTILEMATSKPPWSQYEGVAAIFKIGNSKDIPEIPDYLSYDAKDFVRLCLQREPLSRPTASQLLDHPFIRDQTTTRVANINLTKDAFPYAFDGSRTPPALEPVVTTSRPLRSPRENTRVIASLPVSPCSSPLRRYGPAYKSCFLSPPHPTFAMPGQSAYNLNDYSSYQMRSSPLHILDSWREMPLANSQTPGGSPRTRPI, encoded by the exons atggGTAAAAAATTGCCTGCTTGGTGGCCGAGAAAATCGAGTAAGAACAAAGAAGAACATCGACAGAATCAGCTTCAGCACCAAAACCCACATGGAAACCACAACAGCTTCCTAAAATCTCCCATCAGGACCGATAATAAGAAAGCCAAAGACAAGCCCAAGAGCTTTGACGAAGTCTTCCCCCGCGGTTCGCCGAGGGCCAGCAAGGACTTTGGTGCTCCGGGTGGATCATCTTCTGCGTTTTCGGGTTTCGATTCGGATGGTCCAGAGAAGCGTGGCCATCCTCTGCCTCGGCCATCTGTATCGTCCACGCAAAGCATTGGGATTGATCAGGCGGTTGGGTTGGGATCCGGGTCGTTCTCGGGTTCCAGCGTTAGCTCTTCTGGGTCTTCGGAGGACCACCCGGTTGCTCATGATCATGGTCAATTTAGTGCTTTCAGGTTGGGTTTGAAGGGATCACCTGCTTTGGGATTTGG AGGAAATGGCGATCCGAAATTCAACGCAAGGTCAAGAAGCCCAAATCCAGGGTCTAGGGGACCCACTAGCCCCACATCCCCTCTCCATCCTCTGTTTAGTGGCATGGGTCTCGAGTCTCCAACGGGGAAGCAAGAAGATGGAAAGAGCCAATGTCATCGGTTGCCTCTTCCGCCAGGTTCCCCTACTAGCCCTTCTGCCTTGTCTAACACTAGAAGTGGTGCTGTTACTGAAAGCGCATCCTGCACAGTCTCAAAATGGAAAAAGGGAAAGCTTCTAGGGAGGGGAAGTTTTGGCCATGTTTATGTTGGATTTAACAG TGAAAGTGGACAAATGTGTGCGATAAAAGAAGTCAGGCTTGTTTCTGATGATCAGACATCGAAAGAAAGTCTTAAGCAACTGCACCAG GAGATATATTTGCTTAGTCAGCTCTCACATCCGAACATTGTTCGCTACTATGGAAGTGAATTG GCTGAAGACACCCTCTCAGTTTATTTGGAATATGTGTCTGGTGGTTCGATCCACAAATTACTTCAAGAATATGGCTCCTTTAAAGAACCTGTTATTCAAAATTATACCAGGCAGATTACTTCTGGGCTTGCATACTTACATGGAAGAAACACAGTGCACAG GGACATCAAAGGGGCAAACATATTAGTAGATCCCAATGGCGAAGTCAAGTTGGCAGATTTTGGCATGGCTAAACAT ATAACAAATTGTTCTTCGATGCTCTCTTTTAAGGGAAGTCCATACTGGATGGCTCCTGAG GTTGTAATGAATACCAATGGATACAGTCTTGCGGTGGATATATGGAGCTTGGGGTGTACAATTCTTGAAATGGCTACGTCCAAACCTCCATGGAGTCAGTATGAAGGG GTGGCTGCAATATTTAAAATTGGGAACAGCAAAGATATTCCAGAAATCCCTGATTATCTTTCCTATGATGCAAAGGATTTTGTGAGGTTATGCTTGCAACGAGAGCCATTGTCACGTCCTACAGCATCCCAACTGTTAGACCACCCTTTCATTCGGGACCAAACAACAACAAGAGTTGCTAACATCAATCTTACCAAAGATGCCTTTCCCTATGCTTTTGATGGAAGCAGGACACCG CCAGCTTTAGAGCCTGTAGTAACAACTTCAAGACCTTTGAGGAGCCCCAG AGAAAATACAAGAGTGATTGCTTCTTTGCCTGTATCACCCTGTTCAAGCCCGTTAAGACGATATGGACCAGCATACAAGAGCTGTTTTCTTTCTCCTCCTCATCCTACGTTTGCCATGCCAGGACAAAGTGCATACAATTTGAATGACTACTCATCATATCAAATGAGATCAAGCCCATTGCATATTCTTGATTCTTGGCGTGAAATGCCTCTAGCAAATTCCCAAACACCTGGTGGATCCCCAAGAACGAGACCGATTTGA
- the LOC125423851 gene encoding NAD(P)H-quinone oxidoreductase subunit O, chloroplastic isoform X2 — translation MAFSPKLFQTSIPRFSYSPQILTRNPLLVPSIRAVKASDQQPDNKDKLTQPKPQDSSNAQPTTTPPRPKKPVYSMKKGQIVRVDKEKYLNSINYLSVGHPPYYKGLDYIYEDRGEIAWVGIPTAPAWLPTDMLIKVHFNYVVTNSLVAWARITDKYSCTVRET, via the exons ATGGCTTTCTCTCCTAAACTCTTTCAAACCTCTATCCCACGTTTCTCTTACTCCCCACAGATCTTGACAAGAAACCCTCTTCTTGTTCCGTCCATTAGAGCTGTAAAAGCTTCAGATCAACAACCAGATAATAAGGACAAGCTCACTCAGCCAAAACCCCAGGACTCTTCCAATGCTCAACCTACTACTACTCCTCCCAGGCCTAAAAAGCCTGTTTATTCAA TGAAGAAAGGTCAAATTGTGCGAGTAGATAAAGAGAAGTATCTTAATAGTATTAAT TATCTATCTGTTGGCCATCCGCCTTATTACAAAGGCTTGGACTATATTTATGAAGACCGTGGTGAG attgCATGGGTTGGAATCCCAACAGCACCAGCTTGGCTTCCCACAGATATGCTTATTAAGGTACATTTCAACTATGTGGTAACCAACAGCTTAGTTGCTTGGGCTCGTATCACTGACAAATACAGTTgtacag TCAGAGAAACTTGA
- the LOC125423851 gene encoding NAD(P)H-quinone oxidoreductase subunit O, chloroplastic isoform X1, whose translation MAFSPKLFQTSIPRFSYSPQILTRNPLLVPSIRAVKASDQQPDNKDKLTQPKPQDSSNAQPTTTPPRPKKPVYSMKKGQIVRVDKEKYLNSINYLSVGHPPYYKGLDYIYEDRGEVLDLRIFETGEYALIAWVGIPTAPAWLPTDMLIKVHFNYVVTNSLVAWARITDKYSCTVRET comes from the exons ATGGCTTTCTCTCCTAAACTCTTTCAAACCTCTATCCCACGTTTCTCTTACTCCCCACAGATCTTGACAAGAAACCCTCTTCTTGTTCCGTCCATTAGAGCTGTAAAAGCTTCAGATCAACAACCAGATAATAAGGACAAGCTCACTCAGCCAAAACCCCAGGACTCTTCCAATGCTCAACCTACTACTACTCCTCCCAGGCCTAAAAAGCCTGTTTATTCAA TGAAGAAAGGTCAAATTGTGCGAGTAGATAAAGAGAAGTATCTTAATAGTATTAAT TATCTATCTGTTGGCCATCCGCCTTATTACAAAGGCTTGGACTATATTTATGAAGACCGTGGTGAG GTCTTGGATTTACGGATCTTTGAAACTGGAGAGTATGCATTG attgCATGGGTTGGAATCCCAACAGCACCAGCTTGGCTTCCCACAGATATGCTTATTAAGGTACATTTCAACTATGTGGTAACCAACAGCTTAGTTGCTTGGGCTCGTATCACTGACAAATACAGTTgtacag TCAGAGAAACTTGA
- the LOC107425632 gene encoding uncharacterized protein LOC107425632 isoform X2: MFLFEGNFGNILHTGDCRLTPECLQNLPDKYLGRKGRKPRCQLDYVFLDCTFGRFSRKIPSKHSAIRQVINCIWKHPDATVVYLSCDLLGQEQILADVSQAFGSKIYVDKATNPELFLALTLIVPEIITHDPSSRFHVFSGFPELYIRAKAKLEEARANSKPEPLIIRPSTQWYAFEEGCSEDENHRKQRISEAVRDQFGVWHVCYSMHSSREELEWALQLLAPKWVISTTPSCRAMELNYVKKHCFSAQASSNDSLWKLLDLNLEASSFTDVSVKSVHCPPMLEVSTQSSGVSQLQQVRISTGQKEGFNLSPPSHRMPITLFGRARLGLQESPSRWEEKMVNMKDLSQDVDNRSQQESSFHEEENCAMTCTKPLVKKLKVEADEVQCDKPFEKESEVCKDNQSFIGSSKCFNERLRRLYRSMNVPVPEPLPSLVDLLKANKRAKR; this comes from the exons ATGTTCTTGTTCGAAGGAAATTTTGGTAACATCCTGCACACAGGAGATTGCAGACTCACACCTGAATGTCTGCAAAATTTACCAGATAAATATCTTggaaggaaaggaagaaaacCCAGGTGTCAACTTGATTATGTATTTTTGGACTGCACATTTGGGAGATTCTCTCGAAAGATCCCCAGTAAGCATTCAGCAATCCGACAG GTTATCAATTGTATATGGAAGCATCCTGATGCCACTGTGGTCTATCTAAGCTGTGATCTTCTTGGCCAGGAACAGATATTGGCTGATGTATCCCAAGCATTTGGATCCAAGATATATGTTGATAAAGCCACCAATCCTGAGCTTTTCCTTGCTCTGACACTTATAGTTCCTGAAATCATCACCCATGATCCATCTTCTCGCTTCCATGTATTTAGTGGATTTCCTGAACTCTATATAAGAGCAAAAGCAAAGCTTGAGGAGGCCCGGGCTAACTCGAAGCCTGAGCCGCTTATAATTCGTCCTTCCACACAGTGGTATGCATTTGAGGAAGGATGTTCGGAGGATGAAAATCATAGAAAACAGAGAATTAGCGAAGCAGTAAGGGACCAGTTTGGAGTGTGGCATGTTTGTTATTCAATGCACTCATCCAGAGAAGAATTGGAATGGGCCCTTCAACTTCTTGCACCTAAGTGGGTTATTTCAACAACTCCCAGTTGCAGGGCTATGGAGCTAAACTATGTTAAGAAGCATTGTTTCAGTGCTCAAGCTTCTTCAAATGATTCTCTTTGGAAGCTTCTAGACCTTAATTTGGAAGCCTCATCATTTACAGATGTATCAGTCAAAAGCGTGCATTGTCCTCCAATGCTTGAAGTTTCTACTCAAAGCTCTGGAGTCTCTCAATTGCAACAGGTAAGGATTTCCACTGGTCAGAAAGAAGGCTTTAATCTGTCTCCTCCAAGCCATAGGATGCCCATCACATTATTTGGTAGAGCTAGACTTGGTCTCCAAGAATCTCCTTCTAGATGGGAGGAGAAAATGGTAAACATGAAAGATCTTTCTCAAGATGTTGATAATCGATCTCAACAAGAATCCTCATTCCATGAGGAAGAAAATTGTGCAATGACTTGTACAAAGCCATTAGTGAAGAAGCTGAAGGTAGAGGCTGATGAAGTACAATGTGATAAGCCTTTTGAAAAAGAATCAGAAGTTTGCAAGGATAATCAGTCTTTTATTGGATCGTCAAAGTGCTTCAATGAGCGTTTAAGAAGGTTATACAGGTCAATGAATGTGCCTGTGCCAGAGCCTCTTCCATCGTTGGTGGATCTTTTGAAAGCCAACAAACGTGCCAAGAGGTAG
- the LOC125423851 gene encoding NAD(P)H-quinone oxidoreductase subunit O, chloroplastic isoform X4, translating into MAFSPKLFQTSIPRFSYSPQILTRNPLLVPSIRAVKASDQQPDNKDKLTQPKPQDSSNAQPTTTPPRPKKPVYSMKKGQIVRVDKEKYLNSINYLSVGHPPYYKGLDYIYEDRGEIAWVGIPTAPAWLPTDMLIKSEKLDYERL; encoded by the exons ATGGCTTTCTCTCCTAAACTCTTTCAAACCTCTATCCCACGTTTCTCTTACTCCCCACAGATCTTGACAAGAAACCCTCTTCTTGTTCCGTCCATTAGAGCTGTAAAAGCTTCAGATCAACAACCAGATAATAAGGACAAGCTCACTCAGCCAAAACCCCAGGACTCTTCCAATGCTCAACCTACTACTACTCCTCCCAGGCCTAAAAAGCCTGTTTATTCAA TGAAGAAAGGTCAAATTGTGCGAGTAGATAAAGAGAAGTATCTTAATAGTATTAAT TATCTATCTGTTGGCCATCCGCCTTATTACAAAGGCTTGGACTATATTTATGAAGACCGTGGTGAG attgCATGGGTTGGAATCCCAACAGCACCAGCTTGGCTTCCCACAGATATGCTTATTAAG TCAGAGAAACTTGATTATGAGAGACTCTGA